The following coding sequences are from one Nilaparvata lugens isolate BPH chromosome 4, ASM1435652v1, whole genome shotgun sequence window:
- the LOC111048752 gene encoding UDP-glycosyltransferase UGT5 isoform X1: MDNTVSVILLCLVSFLARTDCAKILAVFPHIAKSHQDVFQPLVEELAARGHQVTVVSFFPRKEPLANFTDIPIDAHDLPPVMHNSLPINLLDSINPIKDFFIITDIGMQCCESVLASSNVQKLLKSDEQFDLIITELFTVDCFLGFAHRFKSPNIAVSSSVLLPSNSDRFANSDNPAIVPNLFLSLSDKMTYKERFFNTFATLFMKTVRRYYYDVAAERIARKYFGSAMPPLDEIAKNTSLVLVNTHPSLNRPRPQVPAVIDVGGMHIKDAKKLPSDLESFMNSSTNGVIVFSMGSVLLTHTFPDDKRKMIMEVFSELPQNVVCKWESDSLPNKPDNVKILKWLPQRDILAHPNVVAFVTHGGLLGLSEAAFEAVPIIGIPMYGDQGTNVRAFEASGAGLFLSYSTINKQSFKQALQAVVNDKRYKENAQRMSNAYRERILPPLDTAVYWTEYVLKFGGAKHLQVASVHMPWYQYLLLDVLLGAAVVIFLILYIVYRVARRITTFILPYLTIITVHKKGD, translated from the exons ATGGATAACACAGTCTCAGTAATTTTGCTTTGCTTAGTTAGCTTCCTGGCTCGAACTGATTGCGCCAAAATTCTCGCAGTGTTCCCCCACATTGCGAAAAGTCACCAGGATGTTTTCCAGCCGTTAGTTGAAGAGCTGGCTGCAAGGGGACACCAAGTCACCGTGGTCTCATTTTTCCCGCGCAAAGAACCACTCGCCAACTTCACTGATATTCCTATTGACGCCCACGATCTGCCTCCCGTGATGCACAACTCCTTGCCGATTAATCTTCTAGACAGCATCAACCCCATCAAAGACTTCTTCATAATCACAGACATCGGAATGCAGTGCTGTGAAAGTGTGCTAGCTTCGTCCAATGTGCAGAAACTGTTGAAATCCGATGAACAGTTCGATCTAATCATCACAGAGCTCTTCACCGTCGACTGTTTTCTAGGATTCGCGCATAGATTCAAATCTCCCAACATAGCTGTGAGCTCTTCAGTGCTGCTCCCTAGCAACAGCGATCGATTTGCCAATTCGGACAATCCAGCCATTGTACCAAACCTCTTCCTCTCCCTGAGCGACAAGATGACATACAAAGAGAGATTCTTCAACACGTTTGCCACACTCTTCATGAAAACTGTACGCAG ATACTATTACGATGTAGCCGCTGAGAGAATAGCAAGGAAGTATTTTGGAAGCGCTATGCCACCTCTCGATGAAATTGCTAAGAATACTAGCTTGGTTCTAGTGAACACCCATCCCAGTTTGAATAGACCCCGTCCTCAGGTTCCAGCTGTTATCGATGTGGGAGGAATGCACATCAAAGATGCCAAAAAACTGCCATCG GATTTGGAGAGCTTCATGAACAGTTCAACGAATGGAGTGATAGTTTTCTCGATGGGATCGGTCCTACTTACTCATACATTCCCGGACGACAAAAGGAAAATGATAATGGAGGTTTTCTCAGAGCTTCCTCAGAATGTTGTCTGCAAGTGGGAGAGTGATTCTCTGCCAAACAAACCCGACAATGTCAAGATTTTGAAATGGCTACCACAAAGAGATATTCTAG CGCACCCGAACGTGGTTGCCTTTGTGACCCACGGCGGATTGTTAGGTCTGAGTGAGGCGGCATTCGAAGCAGTGCCCATCATTGGAATTCCGATGTACGGTGACCAAGGCACCAATGTTCGTGCCTTCGAGGCATCAGGAGCTGGACTCTTCCTGTCCTACTCTACAATCAACAAGCAATCTTTCAAACAGGCATTGCAAGCTGTCGTCAACGACAAAAG GTACAAAGAAAATGCTCAAAGGATGTCGAACGCATACAGGGAGAGAATCCTGCCACCTCTGGACACAGCTGTTTATTGGACTGAGTACGTTCTCAAGTTTGGAGGCGCCAAGCACCTCCAAGTGGCATCGGTGCATATGCCTTGGTACCAGTACTTACTTCTCGATGTCCTGTTAGGGGCAGCAGTCGTCATCTTCCTCATTCTCTACATTGTTTATAGGGTTGCAAGACGGATAACAACATTCATCCTACCCTATTTGACTATAATCACAGTGCACAAGAAAGGTGATTGA
- the LOC111048752 gene encoding UDP-glycosyltransferase UGT5 isoform X2, with product MKWGKVLIAFSITIILAQDSFSARILAIFPHNGKSHYDVFEPLMNALSKRGHEVHIISFFPKDDPHKNYTDVIIERSGPLFYNSVPIHEFNGVASFDDFFYIHEVGLISCEALYDSKNVARLVERGLKFDLVVTELFNTDCFLGLVHHLGAPFISVSSSALLPTGGLRFAHSHHPAFVPNVFSTYSDKMSYFERFYNTFSTVAMQLMRKYYYDVAAERIARKYFGSAMPPLDEIAKNTSLVLVNTHPSLNRPRPQVPAVIDVGGMHIKDAKKLPSDLESFMNSSTNGVIVFSMGSVLLTHTFPDDKRKMIMEVFSELPQNVVCKWESDSLPNKPDNVKILKWLPQRDILAHPNVVAFVTHGGLLGLSEAAFEAVPIIGIPMYGDQGTNVRAFEASGAGLFLSYSTINKQSFKQALQAVVNDKRYKENAQRMSNAYRERILPPLDTAVYWTEYVLKFGGAKHLQVASVHMPWYQYLLLDVLLGAAVVIFLILYIVYRVARRITTFILPYLTIITVHKKGD from the exons ATGAAGTGGGGAAAAGTACTGATTGCTTTTTCGATTACAATTATTCTTGCTCAAGACTCATTTTCGGCTCGAATTCTAGCCATTTTCCCACACAACGGAAAAAGTCATTACGATGTGTTCGAGCCGTTGATGAACGCGCTATCAAAGCGTGGCCATGAGGTGCACATCATAAGTTTCTTCCCCAAAGACGATCCTCACAAAAACTACACGGATGTGATCATTGAGAGGTCTGGCCCGCTATTCTATAATTCAGTGCCAATCCACGAATTCAACGGCGTGGCTTCGTTCGACGACTTCTTCTACATTCACGAAGTGGGCCTGATCAGCTGTGAAGCTCTGTATGATTCGAAGAATGTTGCACGTCTTGTGGAGCGTGGATTGAAGTTTGATCTGGTGGTGACGGAGCTCTTCAACACCGATTGTTTTCTGGGGCTGGTGCACCACCTGGGTGCACCCTTCATCTCTGTCAGTTCCAGCGCTCTGCTTCCGACCGGTGGTCTCCGATTCGCCCACTCTCACCATCCTGCCTTCGTCCCCAATGTCTTCTCGACCTACAGCGACAAAATGAGCTACTTCGAGCGATTTTACAACACATTCTCTACGGTGGCTATGCAGTTGATGCGCAA ATACTATTACGATGTAGCCGCTGAGAGAATAGCAAGGAAGTATTTTGGAAGCGCTATGCCACCTCTCGATGAAATTGCTAAGAATACTAGCTTGGTTCTAGTGAACACCCATCCCAGTTTGAATAGACCCCGTCCTCAGGTTCCAGCTGTTATCGATGTGGGAGGAATGCACATCAAAGATGCCAAAAAACTGCCATCG GATTTGGAGAGCTTCATGAACAGTTCAACGAATGGAGTGATAGTTTTCTCGATGGGATCGGTCCTACTTACTCATACATTCCCGGACGACAAAAGGAAAATGATAATGGAGGTTTTCTCAGAGCTTCCTCAGAATGTTGTCTGCAAGTGGGAGAGTGATTCTCTGCCAAACAAACCCGACAATGTCAAGATTTTGAAATGGCTACCACAAAGAGATATTCTAG CGCACCCGAACGTGGTTGCCTTTGTGACCCACGGCGGATTGTTAGGTCTGAGTGAGGCGGCATTCGAAGCAGTGCCCATCATTGGAATTCCGATGTACGGTGACCAAGGCACCAATGTTCGTGCCTTCGAGGCATCAGGAGCTGGACTCTTCCTGTCCTACTCTACAATCAACAAGCAATCTTTCAAACAGGCATTGCAAGCTGTCGTCAACGACAAAAG GTACAAAGAAAATGCTCAAAGGATGTCGAACGCATACAGGGAGAGAATCCTGCCACCTCTGGACACAGCTGTTTATTGGACTGAGTACGTTCTCAAGTTTGGAGGCGCCAAGCACCTCCAAGTGGCATCGGTGCATATGCCTTGGTACCAGTACTTACTTCTCGATGTCCTGTTAGGGGCAGCAGTCGTCATCTTCCTCATTCTCTACATTGTTTATAGGGTTGCAAGACGGATAACAACATTCATCCTACCCTATTTGACTATAATCACAGTGCACAAGAAAGGTGATTGA